Proteins from a genomic interval of Lycium ferocissimum isolate CSIRO_LF1 chromosome 2, AGI_CSIRO_Lferr_CH_V1, whole genome shotgun sequence:
- the LOC132048268 gene encoding protein FD-like yields MWSSSSDNRGLSNSYKSSSSSSSLISTSSSSPSPFSPRLRTMEEVWKDINLSSLHDHCTNYSRDHDHHNHRQAANFGGMILQDFLARPFAHSPSPAATASPIPANPATTTMLNLNFVPDLHFFDNNNLDPLRQNTILHQPTSMIAQVPFEALASVNASGRKRVVTETENNSTGGSRNKRMIKNRESAARSRARKQAYMNELEVEVAHLVEENARLKKQQQQLHLAAAAQVPKKNSLYRSSTAPF; encoded by the exons ATGTGGTCATCAAGTAGTGACAACAGGGGACTTTCAAATTCttataaatcatcatcatcatcatcatcattaatatctacatcttcttcatctccttcccCATTTTCTCCAAGACTTAGAACCATGGAAGAAGTGTGGAAAGACATTAATCTTTCTTCTCTTCATGACCACTGTACTAATTACTCTAGAGACCAtgatcatcataatcatcgtcaaGCTGCTAATTTTGGTGGGATGATTTTACAAGATTTCTTGGCTAGACCCTTTGCTCATTCACCCTCACCAGCAGCAACAGCCTCCCCTATTCCAGCAAATCCAGCTACTACTACTATGCTGAATTTGAACTTTGTTCCAGACCTTCATTTCTTTGATAATAACAACTTAGACCCTTTAAGGCAAAACACAATCTTGCACCAACCAACTAGTATGATTGCTCAAGTTCCATTTGAGGCCTTGGCTTCGGTGAATGCTAGTGGAAGAAAGAGGGTTGTCACTGAAACAGAGAACAATTCTACTGGGGGCAGCAGAAATAAGAGGATGATCAAGAACCGTGAGTCTGCTGCTAGATCAAGAGCTAGAAA GCAGGCTTATATGAATGAGTTGGAGGTGGAAGTAGCCCATTTAGTGGAAGAGAATGCCAGGCTCAAGAAGCAGCAGCAACAG TTACACTTAGCTGCAGCTGCTCAAGTTCCCAAAAAGAACTCTCTGTATCGGTCATCAACTGCCCCATTTTGA